The following coding sequences are from one Rutidosis leptorrhynchoides isolate AG116_Rl617_1_P2 chromosome 11, CSIRO_AGI_Rlap_v1, whole genome shotgun sequence window:
- the LOC139875626 gene encoding alkane hydroxylase MAH1-like, producing the protein MFLNRLQIGNEKHLINVAKLRDELIYNLMKENREKQIEIVDDSMLITGFMREYRYKTDKLIKDTLFNLMVAGRDTTSSALTWFFYLLAKNPVAEYEIYKEIQDQLGMKKGDKWKLFSSDELKKLCYLHGALCEALRLFPPVPINPRTTKEADILPSGIRVNKNTKIMLHLYAMGRMETIWGQDCLEFKPERWLSRRGGEIKHVPSYKFSAFHAGPKACLGKDISLLQMKIVAASIIYNYTFEVMRGLRDTQNASAILQLKYGLIVTLRKRN; encoded by the coding sequence ATGTTTCTCAACCGACTTCAAATTGGCAACGAGAAACATCTTATCAATGTTGCTAAGCTTCGCGACGAACTTATATACAACCTAATGAAGGAGAATCGGGAAAAACAAATTGAGATAGTTGATGATTCGATGTTAATAACAGGATTTATGAGAGAGTATAGATACAAAACAGATAAATTGATAAAAGATACTCTATTTAATCTTATGGTGGCGGGTAGAGATACTACAAGTTCCGCTCTTACTTGGTTTTTTTATCTCCTTGCGAAAAATCCGGTTGCGGAATATGAAATTTACAAGGAGATTCAAGATCAATTAGGGATGAAAAAGGGTGACAAATGGAAGTTATTCAGCTCGGACGAATTGAAAAAGTTGTGTTATCTTCATGGAGCGTTATGTGAAGCATTAAGGTTATTTCCTCCTGTTCCGATTAACCCGAGAACTACAAAGGAAGCAGACATCCTACCAAGTGGTATCAGAGTTAATAAAAACACAAAAATAATGCTTCATTTATATGCAATGGGACGAATGGAGACGATATGGGGACAAGATTGCTTGGAATTTAAGCCAGAGAGATGGCTATCGCGACGAGGCGGTGAAATCAAACATGTGCCTTCTTATAAATTTTCGGCGTTTCATGCAGGTCCAAAAGCTTGTTTAGGTAAAGATATATCGTTACTTCAAATGAAAATTGTGGCAGCTAGCATTATATACAATTATACATTTGAAGTGATGCGAGGTTTGCGAGATACCCAAAATGCTTCCGCAATCCTCCAACTCAAATATGGGTTGATCGTCACATTAAGGAAAAGGAACTGA